In the Dictyostelium discoideum AX4 chromosome 6 chromosome, whole genome shotgun sequence genome, gattttatatatatatatatatatatatatatatattaatatttatttaatatttaatatatttatatagatGAGAGAAAAAAGGTATGGTTTAAgaacatttttatttgcaATTTTAGCATTACAAGGATTAGTTGgtcatttatttaaaatttatttacaaggttattttgataaagatccaaatcaattttataatttaattggtgcTTACACTTTATTTGGTTTAGCTTTATCAATTAGAAGATTTAAAGTTCCAGAATCATTTAAACCTGGTCATTTTGATGTTTGGGTAAATATTACATTTAATATagtatataatataatataatataatattatataataatttaaatttatttgaaaaaataattatttaatttaatttaatttattaatttattaatttatttatatgttaaaaaaaaaaaaaaaaaaaatttatcattcTCAAACAGTTTTCAAGCCATCAAATATTTCATGTTTTAGTAGTTTTTGGaacatttcaattaattaaagcgTACagttatatttatttaaataaactcGATAATGTAGGATATGTAAAACAATGTTtgggtttttaaaaataaataaataaatatatatttattatcactACAAGTAGATGAAATACTATTTATAGggattgtttttatttttattttttattttcactattttaaattacctttacgatgacaacaacaataaatacactataattattattattattattattattattattattattattattattattcccCCACACCACTATCTctccccaaaaaaaaaaaattaaatcaattataataataataataataattaaatgcattatatatatatggggaataattaaataaattaatataattaaaattataaataattattaaaaaaataagaaatttaattttaaattttaaaagaaaaaataataggctgggaaatagaaataattaaaaataaaaaataaaaaataaaaataataaaaataaaaataataaaaataataaaaataaaaataaatttattgtaGTAACTTCTttatgtgttttttttttttttttttgttcataTGACAGATTTAAATATCAGACCCCCCATGAAAAAATTCAAACATAACACCTTCTAAAACAGGTGAGAAAATATCTATCTGAAACGTGGCTTGATTGTTTTTGATAGTGGTTTATTTAACAAAATAAACcactatttaaatttcttttaatttctgcAGATTTTATACACcctatttcaattaaataattatttttttttttttttttttggaaatctAAGTTGTGTGAGTGGGtgttattgaaaaaaaaaaaagaaaaaaaaaatgaaaggtggtttttttttgagtgTGGTGCATTCAACATTTAGATTGATATGATGTTGAAATGATGTTGTTTGTTCAATCTAAAtacctttaaaaaaaaataataattaaaaaaaaaaaatttaaaaaaaaaaaaaaagtattcaTATGATTTTTGGTTGGTATTTTAGTGATAGtgttgaaattgatattttaagaaaaaaaaaaaaaaaaaaaaataatataataatttataacaATATCactgatattattttttgatatgaAAAATGGCGAATTTTCaatgttaataaaatttcgTCATATatgttgaaattaatttttggaaatttgCAACAACccatcatatttttttttttttttcagaaaattgataaaaataaattaataatcaaaaaaaaaaaaaaaaaaaaaaacattccccagcacacaaaaaaaatcaataaacaCCCGGATTGGGaagattcttttttttttttttttttttttttttttttttttttttttttaaaaaaaaaataaaaaaaagtaaaaaacaatagtaagtattaacaaatttaaaaaaaaaaaattaaaatttaaaataaaaaaaaaatctaaaatgggcatatttatatatataattgatATATCAGTACAACACCACACACTTATACACCACCCAAACACACCTACGctcaaattcattttttttaaatccaataCTTACCTCTCTCACTTCAGAtatctattttaaaaaatgtgataagtctttaaaattttacattttttttttttttttttttaaaaaacaatctgTAGTAGTtggttatttaaaaataaatttataataaataattaaaaataatataaataaataaataaattattttttttattttttaatttttttaattttttaattttaaaaataaaaaaatataaaaagagaaaaaaaaaaaaaaaaaaattaataattaataatcttATAATCTTATaatcttaataataataaaaattaattataaaatattattaaaaaaaaaaaaaaaaaaaaaaaaaaaaatttctttattttttaaaattaaaaaatatataccaaaaaaaaataaaaataaaaataaaaatgaattgtattaataactataataataataataataataataataataataataaaattatgataccagatttaaaaaataatgatactGGTAGTAGTGCTGATGATGGAAGAAGTGAAGGAGTTGCAGACTATCAAGTTTATGGATTTTATACATCTTGTTCatttaaagtttattttatgtttgaagaattaaatatACCTTATCAAACTTGTTTAGTAAATATTAGATCTGGTGAACATTTTAAAGGTGAGTTTGCAGAAATgtcaccaaataataaaattccaatgttaattgataatacatATAGTGTCGAcagtggtgatgatgatgaacctTTAAAAATCTTTGAATCTGGtgcaattttattatacttGGCAGAGAAATATCAAAAGTTtttaccaccattatcaaaACCAAAAGAGAGATGTCAAGTTCAACAATGGCTATCATGGCAAATCTCGGAAATGCAACCAGCTTTAACCTCTTatgtatattattttatgatGGCACCAGAACCAGTTGCTTTTGGTATGGAAAAAGCTGACCAAGATTTAcacaaaattttaaaggtttTAGATAAACGTTTAGATGATGGTAGAAAATATATTTgtaatgaattttcaattgctGATATAGCTTGCTTTGGTTTCGGTTcttatttcaatttaaatgttttcaAAGGTTGGaataaatatgaaaatgTTGTACGTTGGGTAAATACAATGTCTTCAAGACCTTCTATCtctaaattattaccaattgttGAACAAACTTTAAGAgttagaaaattaaaaagattagaTAATCAAGAATTagtactttaaaaaaaaaaaaaaaaatatttaaaaaaatatttaaataaataaataaaaataccctattttgtaaaataaaactaatttaataataatttataagtttcattaaattctttatttgaaattctataaatttcattattcTTAATTAATGGTATGactaaataatcattttccttaaaaatcattttttcaCCCCAACTTgctattaaataaaattcatataataaattattattattattatttctaatttcaatatttttattatttattttcaaaaaatttaaaatttccttATTTACTTTAATtgcttttattttattattttcattattttttggtttatataatttccatttattatcactattattatcatctgaaatattaaataattcatatttatcattaaatttattaaatggtaTTATATATTGTTCATTTGCATTGGTTTGATTCTTTATTAGGAAATCAtcacaattttttattttatttattgtttctAATCCATCTGATGTAATTGTTTCTACAATTGATCCaatttgattaatttcaCATTTAATAGCttcaatattttgaaatttataataaacatTTTGATTTCCttgaatattaaaaaaattttcatttaataaatttaatagttgatcattttggaaaattataatttcctTTTGTATTtccattttaaatttcttgaATTAAACAATTGTGTGTGCgtgttaaaataaaaattttcaaataaaaaaaaaaaaaaaaaaatagaaaaacaaatatcttttttttattttttttttatttttttttttttttcaaacaaaaaaactcaattttaattttttaattttttaattttttaatttttatattttttttaacacacacttttttatacatataatatagtttttagtttttataatttgtttttttttttttataataattaaatagagtaaaaaaaaaaagtatatatatatttaaattttatttaaatgggTAGTCCAACTATTAGTGATCAAGAAAAATCCCAAGTTGCCTTTATAGCAGGTAGTAGTTCTGATATTCATTCAACTACTGTTGCAAGATTGTATGAAGGTAGACAAGGAAGATGGGAATTTATGGCCGTCGGTATTGTTTCTGTTGTTTCAAATCGTGTagataaaacaaattatatcAAAGTTTTCGATTTAAAGgtaagttattattattattatcattattattatttacaatattaaaactttttttttttaaaaaattaacatattaattttttttttttttttattatattatttttttaaaaaaaaaaaaggccaACTACAGAATCATTTTTGAACAAGAAATTTATGACACTTTtgaatttcaaaaacaaagAGATTTCTTTTTTGCATTTGAAGGTGATTCCTGTGTTTATGGCTTATCATTTGCTGATGTAACTGAAGCAGCTGAATTCTATGGCCAACTTTTAAATTGTAAACAAGGAAATATTGGTAAAACTGCTGCAATTAATCCAAATACTTCTTCAACCAGtatgtttttaattattttttaatttacaataacaataataataataaaaataaccttattaataattttttttttttttaaatagaaattaCTGCATCAACACCAGCACCAAAagttgaaaagaaaaaagaaaagaaaggtTTTATGTCTAAATTCTTTTCATCGGAAGAGAAAGATTTGGAAATTTCAGCTCCAACCAACTTTAAACATGAAAGTCATATTGGTTGGGATCCAGAGAATGGTTTTGATATTAAGAATATCCCACCAGATTGGAGAAAACTTTTCCAATCTGCTGGTATTAAGAAGAGTGAATTAAAGAATGCAGAAACTGCTCAATTCATTGTCAATATCATTGGTGAACAAATGGTTGGTGGTTCAGCTCCACCACCAACTCAACCAGGTAGATCAGCTCCACCAGCTCCACCATCTTCAAACCAACCAGGTAGATCagctccaccaccaccaccatctgTTGGTAAAAGtgctccaccaccaccaccaccatcccATAAGACACCTGCAGCTCCACCATCAGGCGGAGGtgctccaccaccaccaccacctccaccaccaccttcTAGTGGtccaccacctccaccaccaccaatggCCAGTGCTCCTCCATCATCAGGAGGTGGTGGTGCCAGCGGCGGTGGAAGAAATGATCTTTTGGCTTCCATTCGTAGTGGTGCAAGTCTTAAGGCTGTTGATAAAACCAATCCACTCCCAGATATTCAAAGTCTTGGTAATGAAGGTTCACGTTCTTTAGCTGATACTTTAGCTGCAGCTATGGCTAATCGTAGAGGTGGTATGagagaagatgatgaagaagatgatgatgacgatgatgaatGGTcagattattaaattattctttaacaaaattcaaattcaaaaaaatcattaaataaagatttctttatttctttcaccaaaaaaaaaaaaaaattttatttcttttattttaaaaaaaaaaaaattattaataaatcatatttttgatcaaaactttttttctgatttttttattatttttttttttttaattttaattatttttttttttaatttttttttttttttttttttttttaatttttaattttttttttttttttcaatttaatttgttgaaaatcaattattttgttgtattTATAGATAGTGAATTGTAGGGTTAAAgaaggaaataaaaaaaaaaaaaaaatggatgtaaataatttaaaacaaattttagaaGAGACGTCAGCTCTCTCTGAtcataaaacaaaaacagagaaatataaatcaattcTTCAACAACTTGTTGAATCAAAACAAGTAGCAccattaaaagtttttattacacattgtatgtattatttattaattattattattattattattattattattattattattatttcattatttactttattaaattttaattaaatttaattatttttttttaaaaaataatagtgacAGATGAATCAACACCATTAGTAATTTCACgtacaattttattatcatttacatCAAGTCATAAAACATTACCAGAGGATATTCAAATGGAGTTAGGTATTTTCGTATTGGATCGTATTCAAAATAGAGTTGTAGCATTTGAAGAACAAGTATCAGAGATTCGTTATAATCTTGCTAAATTATATGAACGTCAAGAGAATTGGAGAGAATCTGCTCGTTGTCTTATTGCTATTCCATTGGATAGTAGTCAACGTGTTATCTCACCAGAATATAAAGTTAAAATCTATGTAAAGATTGCACGTCTCTTCCTTGAGGAAGAAGAATCTGGTCAAGCTGAAACTTATATCAATAGAGCAAGTGATTCATTACATTTagttaaaaatcaaaaattaattttagcaCATAAAGTAAGTAgatatacaaataatttataatatattcaTATATaacatattaataatttttttttttttttttttttttttttttgtttaaaaaaaaagacatgCTTTGCAAGAATTATGGATTATAAAAGAATGTTTTTAAAAGCAAGTTTAAGATATTATGATTTATCACAATGTTTACCAAAGGATACAGAGAGAATGCATGCATTATCATGTGCAATTGTTTGTGCAATTTTGGATAAAGCAGGACCACAAAGATCACGTACATTGGCAACATTGTATAAGGATGAGAGAAGTCAACAACTTGGTGTTTATACATTTTTAGAAAAGATGTTTTTAGAAAGAATCTTAAAGAAAACTGAAGTTAAAAAGTTTGCAGAACAATTGAAACCACATCAAATGGCATTACTCTCTGATGGTAATACCGTATTGGATAGAGCTGTAATCGAACATAATCTCTTATCTGCAAGTAAACTCTACAATAATATCACTTTTGATGAATTGGGTTCTCTTTTGGAAATTCAAGCTGAAAAAGCTGAAAAAGTCGCCTCAAAAATGGTCTGTGAAGAACGTCTCATTGGTTCAATCGATCAAATCGAACGTCTCattcaatttgaaaatgttggTGATTCTCTCACTCAATGggataaaaaaattgaaggTCTTTGTATTCATatgaataatattattgaatcaatttcaaaatatccAGAATTTAttgtataaaataataataataataaataaataaataaataataaataattaataacgaatgaaataaaaaaaataaaaactaaaatcctttccttttttttttttttttttttttttttgttcaaacaggtatgaatttttttttttgtttaataaataatttttaattaaaattcttaaaaaaatggaacatgtctaaaattttatctaaacaatttaaaattttatttttttattttttttatttaaataataaaaataaaaacaaataaaaaagataaatggaattatttaattggaaaattgtaatcattttttaaataatattgcatagtttttttttttttaatttatttttatttaaaaattaattaaaatggaAATCGGGAAATATTTATTGGATTGATAATATTGGAAAtagaataaatttaatattgaacTAGATAAGGAAATAAAAGTTAGGGATTGGCTTTGgcttaataataaagatgaaaGAAGTTAAAGGAACTATTTATAGAAAGAAAATTGNtaaaaaaaaaaaaaaaaaaaaaaaccaacgCTTGGGCCTTTAAagaaaattggaaaaaaaaaaaaaaaaaaaaaaatttcatcaaaaTTTGTAAAcgacatttatttttttttaatttttttttttttattttttattttttattttttattttttattttttttttttttttttttttttttttagcgaTANctcctttttttttaataattttcaacaacaataaatttATGTAGTTTCATAAAtggaaaaagataatttttattttgatttacaattatttaatataaataatttaaaagaaaaNtcaattatttgaatattttaaaagggTAGACCCCgataaagataatttaattagtaTAATAACAAGATACccaaattatataaattatttatttaataataataataataatgattttaataataaagaattattttatattaaaattatagaatatttattaaataaccaatcaaataattttaattcatttttaaatttatataatataataataaatcataattttataaaagtttgtatataaataaaaaaaaataataataataataataaaaattttaatatcattaactttttttttttttttttttttttttataacattttaatttaaaggaattatcaattaaaattataaatattatattaaaatttgaaaaaacaacAGGTTTAGAATGTTcagtttataatttttatttattattttcattattagaattgaagaatcaaattaaacaacaattttgtcaagattttaataaagagtttcaaatttttataattaactttttttcaaataaatgttgttctagtaataataataataataataataataataataataataataatagtaatattaataatggtaatcaACAACAGCCACCAATAATATTACCATTTATAGAATCAATTGTGGATAACAAATTTATAGAATActttttagaattattagaaatatttaaaaattcttcaaATCGAAGAAacgaaaaagaagaagaagaagaagaaatggaaagtttatcaattgattggttatttttaaaaattatagaaaatagagattatttaaaggatataaataaaatgataaaatttcaacaaatatttaaattacaattagTTGATATAATATGTAGAAATAAacaaacatttttaaataaagccaataataagaataaaattcaagatttaaatcaatttagatatataattaatggattattagaaaatggttcttttaataaattaacattTTCTGAATTCCTTTCAgagaattttaaaacaaaattaccAAAGAAATTAGCAACACTTTTACATGAATTAGATATCTACAAATCTGTACCAATTTtattagaatttaaaaataaaaataatataaaatcaattgatatacCAACATTTTTATTAGAATATTGTAAatgtataattttaaaaaataataataatataattttaaataataataataataattttaattttaataataataattttaataattttaataattttaataattttaataattttaataattttaataataataataataataataataacatcaccaccaccaccaccacaaccaataatatagaaattttaaaaaaagttggtagattatttagaattgaaaatgatgttAATATTCAATCATCagatattttatataaactttataataatatttatgaattaaatccaagtataatttcatcaatatcaccaattgatttattttttaatattgataaacaaaaatttcaacctataaaatttaattttattaaagagaaattattaaaatctttaattattaattacccAATTGATATAATTCATCAATATCTTTATCCATTATTTCAACAAGAAtgtattaattcaaaaatttatcaaattaaattaaaaaataataatcaaaataataatcataataataataatcaaaataataataatcataataataataatcaaaataataataatcataataataatcaaaataataaatcattaccatattatttaattaaaaaaatattagtacatttaattgatgatgatgatgatgatgaagataataataataataataataataataataataataataataataataataataataataataataataataataataataataataataataataataataataataataataataataataataataataataataataataataataattataattataattataataataaaattaatattaaagaattaattgaaatttcaaaagtatcaaaaaaattttatgaaattataataatgattataaatgattcaaataattatttcattgatttaaataatagtttatcaaatttaaatgattatgaaattaaaaattatttttcaaatttaaaatattcattattattaccaaataaagtttcaaaattatcaatttcatttaaaaatagattatcatcatcaataaaatatttaatttcaatttttaaatcaattcaaattttaagaATTGATGGTATTCAATCAAcagatcaattaaataatatattatatttatttcaacaacaacaaatacaacaacaacaagaagaacaagattttcaattaatttcaaataaaattgaaaaaattataattaaag is a window encoding:
- the wasA gene encoding Wiscott-Aldrich syndrome protein; the encoded protein is MGSPTISDQEKSQVAFIAGSSSDIHSTTVARLYEGRQGRWEFMAVGIVSVVSNRVDKTNYIKVFDLKANYRIIFEQEIYDTFEFQKQRDFFFAFEGDSCVYGLSFADVTEAAEFYGQLLNCKQGNIGKTAAINPNTSSTKITASTPAPKVEKKKEKKGFMSKFFSSEEKDLEISAPTNFKHESHIGWDPENGFDIKNIPPDWRKLFQSAGIKKSELKNAETAQFIVNIIGEQMVGGSAPPPTQPGRSAPPAPPSSNQPGRSAPPPPPSVGKSAPPPPPPSHKTPAAPPSGGGAPPPPPPPPPPSSGPPPPPPPMASAPPSSGGGGASGGGRNDLLASIRSGASLKAVDKTNPLPDIQSLGNEGSRSLADTLAAAMANRRGGMREDDEEDDDDDDEWSDY
- the CSN4 gene encoding COP9 signalosome complex subunit 4 (Similar to PINT); this translates as MDVNNLKQILEETSALSDHKTKTEKYKSILQQLVESKQVAPLKVFITHLTDESTPLVISRTILLSFTSSHKTLPEDIQMELGIFVLDRIQNRVVAFEEQVSEIRYNLAKLYERQENWRESARCLIAIPLDSSQRVISPEYKVKIYVKIARLFLEEEESGQAETYINRASDSLHLVKNQKLILAHKTCFARIMDYKRMFLKASLRYYDLSQCLPKDTERMHALSCAIVCAILDKAGPQRSRTLATLYKDERSQQLGVYTFLEKMFLERILKKTEVKKFAEQLKPHQMALLSDGNTVLDRAVIEHNLLSASKLYNNITFDELGSLLEIQAEKAEKVASKMVCEERLIGSIDQIERLIQFENVGDSLTQWDKKIEGLCIHMNNIIESISKYPEFIV